From Bosea sp. NBC_00550, the proteins below share one genomic window:
- a CDS encoding Gfo/Idh/MocA family protein has translation MKIAFVGCGYVFDIYMRTLWAYPELTIGGIFDIDAARLQLVSRHYGFRAYASYDEMLADESVDIIVNLTSIRSHQEVIRRALLAGKHVYSEKPLTTELEWTRELFDLAASKQLVFTGAPCNLYSDAVMTMWKAVTDGAIGKPVLIYAELDDNPAHLMKLESVRSPTGAPFPYVEELQEGCTIEHVGYHLAWICAMFGPATSVTAVASHLVARKTETPLAPPDTPDLSVACLTFANGLTARVTCSWVAPRDHSMRIIGVEGQITCDNVFHDQSPLFLERFSRVSLAARKAYAARTQPLIGRLFGIGGRTLPLVRRWKSHAVEAEKGVGTSLKHRFVSWLRRRQVYAQDKLLGIAEMIRALEAGKPQPMRPDYLLHLNELTLLIHRAGPQGATVVPTTSFTPIAPLADSVTPTANYRETYRPKRSEALLARLIARLHTS, from the coding sequence ATGAAGATCGCTTTCGTCGGCTGTGGTTACGTCTTCGACATTTACATGCGGACCCTCTGGGCCTATCCGGAGCTGACCATAGGGGGAATTTTTGACATCGATGCAGCCCGCCTGCAGCTTGTGTCGCGTCACTATGGCTTTAGGGCTTATGCCAGCTATGACGAGATGTTGGCAGACGAGAGCGTCGACATCATCGTCAATCTCACCAGCATTCGATCGCATCAAGAGGTCATCAGACGCGCTCTGCTGGCGGGCAAACACGTCTACTCTGAGAAGCCGCTGACAACAGAACTGGAGTGGACCCGCGAGCTCTTCGATCTAGCGGCCTCGAAGCAACTCGTCTTCACCGGCGCTCCGTGCAACCTTTATTCAGATGCCGTCATGACGATGTGGAAGGCGGTTACCGACGGAGCGATCGGCAAGCCGGTCTTGATCTATGCGGAACTCGACGACAATCCGGCCCATCTAATGAAGCTGGAGAGCGTGCGGAGTCCGACCGGCGCGCCGTTTCCTTACGTCGAGGAACTTCAGGAAGGATGCACGATCGAGCACGTCGGCTATCACCTCGCCTGGATCTGCGCGATGTTCGGCCCTGCGACCTCAGTCACGGCCGTCGCTTCGCACCTCGTCGCACGTAAGACTGAGACTCCGCTGGCCCCCCCCGATACGCCCGATCTTTCGGTGGCCTGCCTGACCTTTGCTAACGGACTGACGGCGCGCGTCACCTGTTCCTGGGTCGCGCCGCGGGACCACAGCATGCGCATCATCGGCGTCGAGGGGCAGATCACCTGCGACAACGTCTTTCACGATCAGTCGCCGCTGTTTCTGGAGCGGTTTTCCCGAGTCAGCCTCGCGGCAAGGAAGGCATACGCTGCGCGAACGCAGCCGCTCATCGGCCGCCTGTTCGGCATTGGTGGTCGGACATTGCCGCTCGTACGTCGCTGGAAATCGCATGCCGTAGAGGCCGAGAAGGGTGTCGGCACGAGCCTCAAGCACAGGTTTGTCAGCTGGCTTCGTCGCAGGCAGGTCTACGCCCAAGACAAGCTTCTGGGCATTGCCGAGATGATCCGGGCACTCGAGGCGGGCAAGCCGCAGCCGATGCGGCCTGACTACCTGCTCCACCTCAACGAATTGACGCTATTGATCCATCGTGCGGGCCCTCAGGGAGCGACTGTCGTGCCCACGACGTCCTTCACGCCGATCGCGCCATTGGCCGATTCAGTCACGCCCACCGCGAATTATCGCGAGACTTATCGCCCGAAACGATCCGAGGCGCTGCTGGCGCGTCTGATCGCAAGATTGCACACGAGTTGA
- a CDS encoding glycosyltransferase family 2 protein — MATLRRQPLPPSDINAAKAKTLPRASIIVPTLNESRHIGALLQQLIDFAPPEVTEIFVSDGGSTDGTQEIVRAFEARDRRILLISNHGRIQAIGVNIAAKASSPQSEVLIRMDSHAAYGNDFVKTLLTEMGRPELHSVVVRMVTVGEGCFQRAVAMVSNTAAGTGGSAHRIGAESKVVDHGHHAAFRRRTFLDLGGYDETFATNEDAEFDHRLMLKGGRIWLSVEADVRYFPRSSPFALARQYFKYGAGRFRTMWKHRVRPKLRQLIPVLLTLYLLASFPVALLVSPIMLLPLGAYGALLAGATVSALSRNPTLCTLWVPVALVVMHVSWGLGFLSAIARWHLTRPSTPVQEAFVEPVEPSAQKERGSSVKAVSAPKPVSLPERAH; from the coding sequence ATGGCCACACTAAGGCGACAGCCTCTTCCGCCGAGCGACATCAATGCGGCTAAGGCAAAGACGCTCCCACGGGCCTCAATCATCGTCCCGACCCTGAACGAGAGCCGGCACATTGGCGCGCTCCTTCAGCAATTGATCGATTTTGCCCCACCCGAGGTTACCGAGATTTTCGTGTCGGATGGGGGCAGCACCGACGGCACGCAGGAAATCGTCAGGGCGTTCGAGGCGCGCGATCGCAGAATTCTGCTCATCAGCAATCATGGTCGGATCCAGGCGATCGGCGTGAACATCGCGGCGAAGGCGTCCAGCCCCCAATCGGAGGTCCTCATCCGTATGGATTCTCACGCTGCATACGGGAATGACTTCGTAAAGACGTTGTTGACCGAGATGGGGCGTCCGGAACTGCACAGCGTGGTCGTTCGGATGGTCACCGTTGGCGAGGGGTGCTTCCAGCGCGCAGTGGCGATGGTGTCGAACACGGCAGCGGGGACGGGTGGTTCGGCGCACAGGATCGGCGCGGAATCGAAGGTCGTCGATCACGGCCATCACGCGGCGTTTAGGCGAAGAACGTTCCTCGATCTGGGTGGATATGATGAGACGTTCGCGACCAACGAAGATGCCGAATTCGACCACCGCCTGATGCTGAAGGGCGGGCGAATCTGGCTTTCCGTCGAAGCGGACGTCCGATACTTCCCGAGGTCATCCCCGTTTGCGCTGGCGCGGCAGTATTTCAAGTACGGTGCTGGACGTTTCCGCACCATGTGGAAGCATAGAGTCAGACCGAAGCTGAGGCAGTTGATCCCGGTCTTGCTCACGCTCTACCTTCTAGCCAGCTTCCCGGTAGCGCTGCTCGTTTCACCGATCATGCTGCTGCCACTCGGGGCATACGGGGCCCTGCTCGCGGGTGCCACCGTTTCAGCGCTGAGCCGCAACCCCACACTCTGCACGCTCTGGGTTCCGGTCGCTCTGGTCGTCATGCATGTGTCTTGGGGACTCGGTTTCCTCTCGGCTATCGCTCGCTGGCATCTGACGCGGCCTTCGACTCCGGTTCAGGAGGCGTTCGTGGAACCCGTCGAGCCGTCGGCTCAGAAGGAGCGCGGGTCGTCGGTCAAGGCGGTGAGTGCGCCGAAACCCGTTTCCTTGCCCGAGCGGGCCCACTGA
- a CDS encoding GumC family protein, whose amino-acid sequence MLIDLPHLFSILWKRKLASLLAMTAVVLAGVGFFVMAPPKFDGYTMVYAGDPVREGSWEASQMQEQRISSLVAIGETDDVLLKAAEIVGMDKILPKAKSSAIVQYLPLTIRSRLDSTASQEASSVAVSRLLRSAVRITPEQKTNLLRVVARHDDPILAARLADAVAAALIDRQIELRARPGAVTFFEQQRSRFDESVRNASAELAAYVTANQTYSVSEQRQHLLKRASELASALTATDGAVASAVGQREALTDQLKRLRPVTQSPFVSGLVDALGASSERSSTGRTSLPQGGFNGDPPLLLVRVYQDGLVALLKVNSEIAAATKLRETQQAAAVEINRELADLSKKEETFARLTKAVEIAASNAETYGRRIVEEQITADLAAAKMSNVRIAQAALVPQTAAFPSLRMLIPITLLCGLFAGAGIALLMEFRVGGFDRNAMSSGPRDTAGPVSVQDPFQQRDLRHEVRQVARVKAHGHSG is encoded by the coding sequence TTGCTGATTGATCTTCCCCACCTTTTCTCGATCCTTTGGAAAAGGAAGTTGGCTTCGCTGCTTGCGATGACGGCCGTCGTGCTTGCGGGCGTTGGGTTCTTCGTGATGGCACCCCCAAAATTTGACGGCTACACAATGGTCTATGCGGGCGATCCGGTCAGGGAGGGTTCGTGGGAAGCCAGCCAGATGCAGGAGCAGCGGATATCGTCGCTCGTTGCAATAGGCGAAACGGACGACGTGCTGCTGAAGGCCGCCGAGATAGTCGGCATGGACAAGATCCTGCCGAAGGCCAAGTCTTCAGCCATCGTGCAGTATTTACCGCTCACCATCCGCAGCCGGCTGGATTCAACAGCGAGCCAGGAAGCTTCGTCCGTCGCCGTTTCGCGTCTTCTGAGAAGCGCCGTTCGGATCACTCCGGAGCAAAAGACCAATTTGCTGCGGGTCGTCGCTCGTCATGACGATCCCATTCTCGCCGCGAGGCTTGCCGACGCGGTTGCGGCCGCCTTGATCGATCGACAGATCGAACTTCGGGCGAGGCCGGGGGCCGTGACCTTCTTCGAGCAGCAGCGCAGCCGGTTCGATGAGAGCGTCAGAAATGCTTCGGCGGAACTGGCTGCGTATGTGACAGCCAACCAGACTTATTCGGTAAGCGAACAACGGCAACACCTACTCAAGCGAGCTAGCGAGCTAGCGTCGGCACTCACCGCCACGGACGGCGCCGTGGCCTCGGCTGTCGGCCAGCGAGAGGCCCTCACCGATCAGCTCAAACGGCTGCGACCAGTCACCCAATCGCCATTCGTCAGCGGCTTAGTCGATGCTCTGGGCGCCTCCAGTGAACGGTCTTCGACCGGCCGGACGAGCCTGCCGCAGGGAGGCTTCAATGGGGATCCCCCGTTGCTGCTGGTAAGGGTCTACCAAGACGGACTCGTGGCCCTCCTGAAAGTGAACAGCGAAATCGCCGCCGCTACTAAGCTGCGCGAGACCCAGCAGGCTGCGGCCGTCGAGATCAACCGGGAATTGGCAGATCTGTCGAAGAAAGAAGAGACCTTCGCACGGCTGACGAAGGCGGTCGAGATTGCTGCCAGTAATGCGGAGACCTATGGCAGGCGCATCGTTGAGGAGCAGATCACTGCTGATCTGGCGGCGGCGAAGATGTCCAATGTGCGGATCGCGCAGGCGGCCTTGGTGCCCCAGACGGCCGCCTTTCCCAGTCTGCGTATGCTGATTCCCATCACCTTGTTGTGCGGCCTTTTCGCCGGGGCCGGCATCGCCCTCCTGATGGAATTCCGCGTCGGTGGGTTCGATCGCAACGCGATGAGTTCGGGGCCGAGGGATACCGCTGGGCCTGTCAGCGTTCAGGATCCCTTTCAGCAGAGGGATCTCCGCCACGAGGTGCGACAGGTCGCGCGAGTGAAAGCGCACGGCCATAGCGGTTGA
- a CDS encoding family 16 glycosylhydrolase has protein sequence MASTTEPVNQMILRGTSGSDSLTGGDKADAITGGLGNDTLTGGAGSDLFDFTRGDGSDMINDFATRAGGDVLRLSNYGFTNFASLQAAIKQVGADTQITLGNGEVLTLRNVTASSLTFDNVALDQTLAQSGASRNWFSMAVAGATLNGTAGNDTLSTNALKVTLVGGKGDDIYMVGDASQSIVENAGEGTDTVQSWAANYFLAAGQSVENLVLQGSSNLNGTGNELDNLIIGNSGSNILAGGRGNDFLTSGGGSDTFVMKAGDGFDVITDFTAKGTGSDTLRLEQYVYAKFSDLQSKMGQIGADVAIYLSETDAVTLKNTKLQDLSAQNFTFGATSSSMILRGTSGSDSLTGGDKADAITGGLGNDTLTGGAGSDLFDFTRGDGSDMINDFATRAGGDVLRLSNYGFTNFASLQAAIKQVGADTQITLGNGEVLTLRNVTASSLTFDNVALDQTLAQSGASRNWFSMAVAGATLNGTAGNDTLSTNALKVTLVGGKGDDIYMVGDASQSIVENAGEGTDTVQSWAANYFLAAGQSVENLVLQGSSNLNGTGNELDNLIIGNSGSNILAGGRGNDFLTSGGGSDTFVMKAGDGFDVITDFTAKGTGSDTLRLEQYVYAKFSDLQSKMGQIGADVAIYLSETDAVTLKNTKLQDLSAQNFTFLSSALPVPAAAMSGNPVNWISASNASGLTVGSTRNDQIAGGPPGAELAGGAGDDTYLMWSISNVVRENAGDGVDTIESWTGEGIVLPDNVENLILRDESDSWAKGNDLNNILTGNAANNQIIGAGGNDILAGGGGHDVFIFRNGDGRDIVSDFNALGDSRDAIRLDDLAIQNFADVSKRMSQVGTDTVLDLGEGQMVTLKGVTRSSLTADNFWLPLDKTGFTQTFRDDFDSFSTYASGQGTWSTRYANGGIDAYTMVGNGEQQLYVDPAFSGLAESNAGRSLGLNPFTIEDGSLVITAMPFSSQNQQYVGNYGWSSGLITTQNSFSQTYGYFEITATLPEIRGAWPAFWLLPADGSWPPELDIFEYLGRNSDTLSSAVHSGVSNGQMSWQGVDDLAAGAHTFGAKWTPYGIDIYIDDKPTAQYATPDDMSGPMYMLANLAMGGHWPGSPDAGATAQVNIDSINAYQLTEYTLEGYTLRQSATQTRTLSGTAAAETLLGTAENEQLVGNGGADKLVGGLGDDTYIVTLTGTAVVENLGEGIDTVRSSATLALPVNVENLVLTGGSDIDATGNWNANIITGNSGANLLVGGKGNDVLTGGSGDDIFAISKGDGSDIIKDFSPGDVVRLDGFAFGSFREVKNNLSQHGADVYLALDTNERLVFRDRLVGNFTADDFQLPDQPPAGQPASQWVIGTRLNETLVGTSANEGLTSGGGTDVLMGGQGDDHYIVGDGITVIERFNEGVDTVQSWLASYSLPEHVENIQLMAAGSTGIGNGGSNTITGTTGNDTFYGMDGNDWHTGSGGSDRFIFDTKLDPLNNVDRITDFDPTDDLIYLSKAIFFSGGNLGPLNSGAFASSSESATASQRILYDPLTGQLSYDQDGNGPNQALEFAQLQSGLALRSSDFVII, from the coding sequence ATGGCCTCGACTACCGAACCTGTGAATCAGATGATCCTGCGCGGGACATCCGGGTCCGATAGTTTGACCGGCGGCGACAAGGCCGACGCGATTACGGGCGGTTTGGGAAATGACACGCTAACCGGCGGCGCCGGCAGCGACCTGTTCGATTTCACCAGGGGCGACGGCTCCGACATGATCAACGACTTCGCGACGCGCGCCGGCGGCGACGTGCTTCGTCTGTCCAATTACGGCTTCACCAACTTCGCGAGTCTTCAGGCGGCAATCAAACAGGTCGGTGCCGACACCCAGATCACGCTCGGCAACGGCGAGGTGCTCACCCTCAGGAACGTCACGGCCTCCAGTCTCACATTCGACAATGTCGCCTTGGATCAGACGTTGGCCCAGTCCGGCGCTTCGCGGAACTGGTTCAGCATGGCGGTCGCCGGAGCAACGCTGAACGGTACTGCCGGCAACGATACGCTTTCGACCAACGCGCTGAAGGTCACCTTGGTGGGGGGCAAGGGCGACGATATCTATATGGTCGGAGATGCGTCCCAAAGCATCGTCGAGAACGCCGGTGAGGGCACGGATACCGTCCAGAGCTGGGCGGCAAACTATTTCCTGGCAGCCGGCCAGTCCGTTGAGAACCTGGTCCTTCAAGGCTCCAGCAACCTCAACGGGACCGGCAATGAACTGGACAACCTGATTATCGGCAATTCCGGCAGTAACATCCTGGCGGGCGGCAGGGGCAATGACTTCCTCACGAGTGGGGGCGGTTCCGATACGTTCGTCATGAAGGCCGGGGACGGCTTCGACGTGATCACGGATTTCACCGCCAAGGGCACTGGCTCCGATACCCTACGACTGGAGCAATACGTCTACGCGAAATTCTCCGATCTGCAGTCGAAGATGGGGCAGATCGGGGCTGACGTCGCCATCTACCTCTCCGAAACCGACGCCGTCACCCTCAAAAACACCAAGCTGCAGGATCTCTCGGCGCAGAACTTCACATTTGGTGCAACAAGCAGTTCGATGATCCTGCGCGGGACATCCGGGTCCGATAGTTTGACCGGCGGCGACAAGGCCGACGCGATTACGGGCGGTTTGGGAAATGACACGCTAACCGGCGGCGCCGGCAGCGACCTGTTCGATTTCACCAGGGGCGACGGCTCCGACATGATCAACGACTTCGCGACGCGCGCCGGCGGCGACGTGCTTCGTCTGTCCAATTACGGCTTCACCAACTTCGCGAGTCTTCAGGCGGCAATCAAACAGGTCGGTGCCGACACCCAGATCACGCTCGGCAACGGCGAGGTGCTCACCCTCAGGAACGTCACGGCCTCCAGTCTCACATTCGACAATGTCGCCTTGGATCAGACGTTGGCCCAGTCCGGCGCTTCGCGGAACTGGTTCAGCATGGCGGTCGCCGGAGCAACGCTGAACGGTACTGCCGGCAACGATACGCTTTCGACCAACGCGCTGAAGGTCACCTTGGTGGGGGGCAAGGGCGACGATATCTATATGGTCGGAGATGCGTCCCAAAGCATCGTCGAGAACGCCGGTGAGGGCACGGATACCGTCCAGAGCTGGGCGGCAAACTATTTCCTGGCAGCCGGCCAGTCCGTTGAGAACCTGGTCCTTCAAGGCTCCAGCAACCTCAACGGGACCGGCAATGAACTGGACAACCTGATTATCGGCAATTCCGGCAGTAACATCCTGGCGGGCGGCAGGGGCAATGACTTCCTCACGAGTGGGGGCGGTTCCGATACGTTCGTCATGAAGGCCGGGGACGGCTTCGACGTGATCACGGATTTCACCGCCAAGGGCACTGGCTCCGATACCCTACGACTGGAGCAATACGTCTACGCGAAATTCTCCGATCTGCAGTCGAAGATGGGGCAGATCGGGGCTGACGTCGCCATCTACCTCTCCGAAACCGACGCCGTCACCCTCAAAAACACCAAGCTGCAGGATCTCTCGGCGCAGAACTTCACCTTCCTAAGTTCGGCATTGCCAGTGCCTGCTGCGGCAATGTCCGGCAATCCGGTCAACTGGATCAGTGCTTCCAATGCGAGTGGTCTTACGGTGGGAAGCACTAGGAACGACCAGATCGCTGGCGGCCCGCCCGGAGCGGAGTTGGCCGGCGGAGCGGGCGACGACACCTACCTTATGTGGAGCATCAGCAATGTCGTGCGAGAGAACGCGGGCGACGGAGTCGATACCATCGAGAGCTGGACTGGCGAAGGCATTGTGCTGCCCGACAATGTCGAGAACCTGATCCTCAGGGATGAGAGCGACAGTTGGGCAAAAGGAAACGATCTCAACAACATTCTCACCGGCAACGCTGCGAATAATCAGATCATCGGAGCGGGGGGGAACGATATCCTGGCCGGTGGCGGCGGACACGACGTTTTCATCTTCCGGAACGGAGACGGACGAGACATCGTTTCCGATTTCAACGCTTTGGGCGACAGCAGAGACGCGATACGCTTGGACGACCTGGCTATTCAGAACTTTGCCGACGTCTCGAAGAGAATGAGCCAGGTTGGTACCGATACCGTTCTCGACCTAGGGGAAGGGCAGATGGTGACGCTTAAAGGCGTTACGCGGAGCAGCCTGACCGCGGACAATTTCTGGCTGCCCTTGGACAAGACTGGGTTCACCCAGACCTTCCGCGATGATTTCGACAGTTTCTCGACATACGCCAGTGGTCAGGGAACGTGGTCCACGCGTTATGCCAACGGTGGCATAGACGCCTACACGATGGTGGGGAATGGCGAGCAGCAACTCTATGTGGATCCCGCCTTTTCGGGACTCGCCGAGAGCAATGCTGGTCGCTCCCTCGGGTTGAACCCGTTCACCATCGAAGACGGCAGCCTTGTCATAACCGCCATGCCGTTCTCCTCGCAGAACCAGCAGTATGTCGGCAATTATGGATGGAGTTCCGGCCTGATCACGACACAGAACAGTTTCAGTCAGACATACGGGTATTTCGAGATAACCGCGACCCTTCCGGAGATTAGGGGCGCATGGCCAGCTTTCTGGCTACTGCCGGCGGACGGGTCATGGCCGCCCGAACTTGACATATTTGAGTATCTGGGACGCAACTCAGATACGCTGAGTTCTGCAGTGCATTCCGGCGTTTCCAACGGACAGATGTCATGGCAGGGGGTGGATGACCTCGCTGCTGGTGCTCACACCTTCGGCGCGAAATGGACGCCATACGGCATCGATATCTACATCGACGACAAGCCTACTGCCCAATACGCTACGCCTGACGACATGAGCGGCCCGATGTATATGCTAGCCAATCTTGCGATGGGAGGCCACTGGCCTGGATCACCCGACGCGGGCGCGACAGCACAGGTCAACATCGACTCAATCAACGCATATCAGCTGACGGAATACACACTCGAGGGCTACACGCTCAGACAGAGCGCGACGCAGACGCGCACCCTCTCCGGGACCGCCGCTGCTGAGACATTGTTGGGAACGGCAGAGAATGAGCAACTCGTGGGCAATGGTGGCGCCGACAAGCTCGTCGGTGGCCTCGGTGACGACACCTACATTGTAACCCTGACGGGAACCGCCGTCGTTGAGAATCTCGGAGAGGGAATCGACACCGTTCGCAGCAGCGCAACGTTAGCGCTTCCGGTCAACGTCGAGAACCTAGTGCTGACCGGAGGCTCGGACATCGATGCGACCGGCAACTGGAATGCCAACATCATTACGGGAAACAGCGGTGCGAACCTGTTGGTCGGCGGCAAGGGCAACGATGTACTGACCGGCGGCAGCGGCGATGACATCTTCGCGATCTCCAAGGGCGATGGCTCCGACATCATTAAGGATTTTTCGCCCGGCGACGTCGTCCGACTGGACGGGTTCGCATTCGGCAGCTTCAGGGAGGTCAAGAACAATTTGTCCCAGCACGGCGCGGACGTTTATCTCGCGCTCGATACCAATGAGAGACTGGTCTTTCGGGACCGTTTGGTCGGCAACTTCACAGCGGATGACTTCCAACTCCCCGATCAACCGCCGGCCGGCCAGCCGGCCAGCCAATGGGTCATCGGTACCCGGCTGAACGAGACGCTCGTAGGGACCTCCGCCAATGAGGGCCTGACCAGCGGCGGTGGCACGGATGTGCTCATGGGCGGACAGGGCGACGACCATTACATCGTCGGCGACGGCATCACGGTCATCGAACGATTCAACGAGGGTGTCGATACGGTCCAGTCCTGGTTGGCGTCGTATTCCCTCCCCGAGCATGTCGAGAATATCCAGCTCATGGCAGCGGGATCGACGGGTATCGGAAACGGCGGCTCGAACACTATCACCGGTACCACCGGCAACGATACGTTCTACGGCATGGATGGGAACGATTGGCACACAGGCAGCGGAGGCAGCGATAGGTTTATATTCGATACCAAGCTGGATCCGCTCAACAACGTCGATCGCATCACCGATTTCGATCCCACCGATGATCTGATTTATTTGAGCAAGGCGATTTTCTTCAGTGGTGGTAACCTGGGACCACTTAATTCGGGCGCGTTTGCGAGCAGCAGCGAATCGGCCACGGCATCGCAGCGTATCCTCTACGACCCATTGACCGGGCAGTTGAGCTACGATCAGGATGGCAACGGGCCGAACCAGGCGCTTGAGTTCGCACAGCTGCAATCCGGGCTTGCCCTTCGCTCAAGCGATTTCGTCATCATCTGA
- a CDS encoding sugar transferase: MSHSSTPPNSRVIELAETEVPRPVDPIGDRPKRIFDISFACVSLLVLAPLMLLIFAALKIFEGGPAFYSHRRVGHAGREFGCLKFRTMSIDSAQRLRDLLENDAGAAREWARTHKLKNDPRISTLGRTLRRSSLDELPQLFNIIRGQMSVVGPRPVTATELDRYGVAAELYKRARPGLTGLWQVSRTDATTYDMRVRHDVEYVINQSIRGDVVIIARTFRAVLSGEGAS, translated from the coding sequence GTGAGCCACAGTTCAACGCCGCCCAATTCGCGAGTTATCGAACTCGCGGAAACGGAGGTGCCTCGCCCAGTCGATCCGATCGGTGATCGCCCGAAACGCATATTCGACATCTCGTTTGCTTGCGTATCGCTCCTCGTCCTTGCGCCCCTCATGCTCCTGATCTTCGCCGCGCTTAAGATCTTCGAAGGAGGGCCGGCGTTTTACAGTCATCGCCGTGTTGGACATGCCGGGCGCGAGTTCGGCTGCCTAAAGTTCAGGACCATGTCCATTGACTCCGCCCAACGGCTCCGGGATTTGCTGGAAAACGATGCCGGAGCCGCGAGGGAATGGGCGCGAACGCACAAGCTCAAGAACGATCCGCGAATTTCGACATTGGGTCGTACACTTCGGAGGTCAAGCCTCGACGAGCTACCGCAGCTCTTCAACATCATAAGGGGTCAGATGAGTGTGGTTGGCCCCCGTCCGGTGACGGCGACCGAACTCGACCGATATGGAGTAGCCGCCGAACTCTACAAGCGCGCCCGTCCTGGACTCACCGGACTCTGGCAGGTCAGTCGGACCGACGCGACCACCTACGACATGCGAGTGCGGCACGACGTCGAATACGTGATCAATCAGTCGATTAGGGGGGACGTCGTGATCATCGCGAGAACGTTCCGAGCGGTCTTATCGGGTGAAGGGGCGTCCTGA
- a CDS encoding Gfo/Idh/MocA family protein → MKQFRWGIFGTGAISAKFVAGLASATAARPEFIASRSAETARRFATELGIPRAIEGYAEAAGQGGVDAIYVATPPSEHAAHAQLCLEAGIPVLVEKPFGSSDADASSIVQTARDRSVFAMEAMWTRFLPAVQALRQKIAEGAIGRPRFVTGNFGTSQLPEERNGMFDPARGGGATLHLGAYPLSLGHLLFGTSTAVQATGTIGSTGVDEDAAFQLRYASGVTGSFFVSLRSWAPDTFHVLGEHGMLAVEGSLVRPYGLTVTREEPLRWSSAQFGLRARLQQHPFVHRLAQMAGRSTRSRGRASAYHYRGNGYHYEADEVRRCVEAGRTESAVMPLDDSLAVARTMSRIRADILSQDGLSKRNA, encoded by the coding sequence GTGAAACAGTTTCGTTGGGGTATTTTCGGAACCGGGGCGATTTCTGCAAAGTTCGTGGCGGGGCTGGCCTCTGCTACCGCAGCAAGACCAGAATTCATTGCATCGCGCTCAGCTGAGACCGCACGCCGTTTCGCGACGGAACTCGGAATCCCGAGGGCGATCGAAGGTTACGCTGAGGCGGCCGGGCAAGGTGGTGTCGACGCGATTTACGTAGCAACGCCCCCATCGGAGCACGCGGCTCACGCGCAGCTTTGCCTTGAGGCTGGAATACCCGTCTTAGTGGAAAAGCCCTTCGGGTCCAGCGACGCGGATGCGAGCTCTATCGTCCAGACGGCCCGTGATCGCTCGGTCTTCGCGATGGAAGCAATGTGGACCCGGTTCCTGCCCGCGGTTCAAGCTCTGCGACAGAAGATTGCCGAAGGCGCGATTGGCCGTCCGCGGTTCGTAACGGGGAATTTCGGCACGTCGCAGCTTCCTGAGGAGAGGAATGGGATGTTCGACCCGGCGCGGGGCGGCGGGGCGACGCTTCATCTCGGCGCCTATCCGCTATCCTTGGGACATTTGCTGTTCGGGACATCGACTGCGGTCCAGGCGACCGGCACCATCGGCTCGACCGGGGTCGACGAAGATGCCGCCTTCCAGCTGCGCTATGCGAGCGGCGTGACCGGGTCCTTCTTCGTCAGCCTTCGCAGCTGGGCGCCGGACACCTTTCACGTGCTAGGCGAGCACGGCATGCTCGCCGTCGAGGGTTCTCTCGTACGACCTTACGGCCTAACCGTCACGCGGGAGGAGCCCTTGCGATGGAGCAGTGCACAATTCGGTCTCCGGGCCAGGCTGCAGCAGCATCCATTCGTCCATCGGCTAGCGCAGATGGCGGGGCGCTCCACACGCAGCAGAGGGCGCGCTTCGGCGTACCATTATCGGGGGAACGGATACCATTACGAAGCTGACGAAGTGAGGCGCTGCGTCGAGGCCGGCCGAACCGAGAGCGCCGTGATGCCGCTTGACGATTCCCTGGCGGTTGCTCGAACGATGAGCCGCATCCGAGCCGATATTCTTTCCCAAGACGGCCTCAGCAAGAGGAATGCATGA